Proteins encoded within one genomic window of Candidatus Methylomirabilota bacterium:
- a CDS encoding radical SAM protein, producing GLDEFRVSMDGATRETYDKIRGVDQFDRVVENVTHLMDQQRKLERQTPRVSLWFTGMKANLDELPAFVRLAARVGVPEVYVQRLVFNNLGMAVAEQSLHHTLQEREQRLIEEAEGLAREFGMAFKASGLTTPMASLQGTELASRPWSGCQRPWTLSYVTANGNVLPCCIAPFSAKNYRGALLGNAFTEDFSRIWNGELYQQFRETFESDVPPDACRGCGLLWSI from the coding sequence GGCCTCGACGAATTTCGGGTCTCCATGGACGGCGCGACCCGTGAAACGTACGACAAGATCCGTGGCGTAGATCAGTTCGACCGGGTCGTCGAAAACGTGACGCATCTCATGGATCAGCAACGGAAGCTCGAGCGGCAGACGCCCCGCGTCTCCCTCTGGTTTACCGGCATGAAGGCCAATCTTGATGAGCTTCCGGCCTTTGTCCGCCTGGCCGCTCGCGTGGGGGTCCCAGAAGTCTACGTCCAGCGCCTTGTCTTCAACAACCTGGGGATGGCCGTGGCCGAGCAGTCGCTGCACCACACGCTGCAAGAGCGGGAACAACGCTTGATCGAGGAGGCGGAAGGGCTGGCCCGCGAATTCGGGATGGCGTTCAAGGCCTCAGGCCTGACGACACCGATGGCCAGTCTCCAGGGCACAGAGCTCGCCAGTCGTCCCTGGTCCGGCTGCCAGCGACCATGGACACTCAGCTACGTGACCGCGAATGGCAACGTCCTGCCCTGCTGCATTGCCCCATTCTCGGCCAAGAACTATCGCGGGGCCCTTCTAGGCAATGCCTTTACCGAGGATTTTTCACGCATCTGGAACGGAGAACTGTATCAGCAGTTTCGAGAAACCTTTGAAAGCGATGTCCCTCCCGATGCCTGCCGGGGATGCGGACTCCTGTGGAGCATTTAA
- a CDS encoding DoxX family membrane protein — MGFGLIRGGPPISVALFRMTFGILWLDLALQKAPWVINDGHRFGWLYGFIWTEIKNPTFEFYKNFLHDVVLPNFNTFGYMTFFTEMFFGISLLLGCFTVLGGIGGALFQVNIMLGAYSVPNEWYWVWPLLIFPQLVFAHTRAGRTVGIDRLLYDRLAGEAEPTGIRKLLLWLV, encoded by the coding sequence ATGGGGTTTGGATTGATACGGGGCGGTCCCCCGATTTCCGTTGCACTCTTTCGGATGACGTTCGGTATCCTCTGGCTCGATTTGGCCTTGCAAAAGGCCCCGTGGGTCATCAACGACGGGCATCGCTTCGGGTGGCTCTACGGTTTTATCTGGACAGAGATCAAGAATCCCACGTTCGAATTCTATAAGAACTTCCTCCATGACGTCGTCCTGCCCAATTTCAACACCTTCGGCTATATGACCTTTTTTACCGAGATGTTCTTTGGGATCTCGCTCCTCCTGGGATGCTTTACAGTTCTTGGGGGGATTGGTGGGGCCCTGTTCCAGGTCAACATTATGTTAGGCGCATACTCGGTGCCCAACGAATGGTACTGGGTGTGGCCGCTCTTGATCTTCCCGCAGCTGGTCTTTGCGCACACCCGGGCGGGACGCACCGTGGGAATAGATCGGCTGCTTTACGACCGGCTTGCTGGCGAGGCCGAGCCAACGGGGATCAGAAAACTGCTCCTCTGGCTTGTCTAA
- a CDS encoding glycosyltransferase family 87 protein produces the protein MGWRSRSFLLLAGVGIISTLLYLANFRLAPFLQYLGMIDPKRGALAAYPSLSFSLFALYGVALLAVLRKRSGPSLLGLILGIALLFRVALLVSPVVLSSDIYRYVWDGRVQMAGISPYLYPPSAQELTALRDEQIFPHINRPEARTIYPPGAQMFFALNTILFPDSITALKAIMMLFDIGTILLILTLLKKTGFRSDRVLLYAWSPLVLFELAGSGHLEVVMLPFVLLAILARMSGKPGLAGVTLGMATLIKLYPAALLPALYQRGDRRFPLAFGATILLGYLPYFYGAGGKVLGFLPAYFGRWEDFNVGLRYFLTLALTPLTASPRLVAMLCVTALLGAIALYLVRKGEGQDFPWRAYVMVSAYLLLLPTSFHPWYLIWILPFLCLYPSWGWLYLSGAITLSYLKYVQETGILPLGIRLLEFLPLYVLLGLETFRHRYSETRSDEVMTFMMEKSP, from the coding sequence ATGGGCTGGAGGAGTCGCTCCTTCCTTTTGCTCGCCGGGGTGGGGATTATATCGACGCTCCTTTACCTCGCAAACTTCCGACTAGCGCCCTTCCTGCAATATCTCGGCATGATCGACCCAAAACGGGGAGCGCTTGCCGCGTATCCTTCTCTGTCTTTTTCTCTTTTCGCCCTGTACGGGGTTGCGCTCTTGGCTGTCCTCAGAAAGCGGTCCGGACCTTCCCTGCTCGGCCTGATCCTAGGAATTGCCCTACTTTTCCGGGTCGCCCTGCTTGTTTCCCCCGTCGTCCTCTCAAGCGACATTTACCGCTATGTCTGGGACGGTCGGGTCCAGATGGCCGGGATCAGCCCGTATCTGTACCCCCCCTCAGCTCAAGAGCTCACTGCGCTTCGAGATGAACAGATCTTTCCCCACATCAATCGACCAGAGGCTCGCACCATCTATCCTCCGGGCGCCCAAATGTTCTTCGCACTGAACACCATACTTTTCCCCGACAGTATCACTGCCTTGAAAGCAATCATGATGCTGTTCGACATCGGTACAATCCTTTTGATCCTGACTCTCCTGAAAAAAACAGGGTTCCGTTCGGATCGGGTGCTGCTGTACGCGTGGTCACCCCTGGTGCTTTTTGAGCTCGCCGGAAGCGGCCATCTCGAGGTGGTGATGCTCCCCTTTGTTCTGCTCGCCATCCTGGCGAGAATGAGCGGAAAGCCGGGCCTCGCTGGAGTGACGCTCGGCATGGCCACTTTGATCAAACTGTATCCGGCGGCCCTGCTCCCCGCTCTGTACCAGAGGGGTGACAGGCGGTTCCCGCTTGCCTTTGGGGCCACTATCCTCCTCGGGTACCTGCCCTATTTCTACGGCGCCGGCGGGAAGGTGTTGGGTTTTCTTCCTGCCTACTTCGGCCGCTGGGAGGATTTCAACGTCGGTCTCCGGTATTTCCTTACTTTGGCCCTGACTCCACTCACCGCCTCTCCCCGCCTCGTTGCGATGCTCTGCGTCACCGCTCTTCTTGGTGCGATAGCCCTCTACCTTGTACGAAAAGGGGAAGGACAAGACTTTCCCTGGCGCGCATACGTGATGGTGAGTGCCTACCTTCTCCTGCTGCCGACGAGTTTTCATCCGTGGTACCTGATCTGGATCCTCCCCTTCCTTTGCCTCTACCCCTCGTGGGGCTGGCTGTACCTCAGTGGGGCCATTACGCTCTCTTACCTGAAATACGTCCAGGAAACTGGAATCCTTCCCCTCGGGATTCGGCTGTTGGAGTTCCTCCCCCTCTACGTGCTGCTTGGGTTGGAGACCTTCCGACATCGTTACTCGGAAACGCGTTCCGACGAGGTCATGACGTTCATGATGGAGAAATCGCCATGA
- a CDS encoding glycosyltransferase family 2 protein, whose translation MIPSSILLVLLLLVYFVSLFFLFLYGINCYVMIFLHRRAKAQMLRQDEEVWKGWQAADHQLPWVTVQLPIYNERYVIQRLIEAVVLLDYPRDLLEIQVLDDSTDETTAIAAPLIEHYRRAGFDITLLHRTQRTGYKAGALREGLGVSRGEFIVIFDADFIPNPDFLMKTLPFFQDPAIALVQVRWGHINRDYSLLTMAQSFGIDGHFYVEQAARCWSGLFMNFNGTAGIWRRKAIDDAGGWQADTLTEDLDLSYRAQLKGWRMKFLPQVVCPAEVPVQMTAVKSQQHRWAKGSIQTAIKIIPQILKADLPLFTKYQAIFHLTNYMVHPLMLVVAMSSPLLLWFEGFFSLREHLFAAAAFFSIATFGPSSMYLYAQKHLYPDWKQRLRYFPSLLIFGTGIALNNTKAVLEAFFNVDGAFVRTPKFRIEKGSDTWVGKRYRPPIPWLSFLEGLLALYCIYGVSLFIQRARLVDPFLLLYSMGFATVALYSLWEALRSATKRPESISEAPAEPQPVTASVVSAKGRPMA comes from the coding sequence ATGATACCTTCGAGCATCCTCCTCGTGCTTTTGCTTCTCGTCTACTTTGTCTCGCTCTTTTTTCTCTTCCTCTATGGGATCAATTGCTACGTCATGATCTTTCTCCACCGCCGCGCGAAAGCGCAGATGCTGCGACAAGACGAAGAGGTCTGGAAGGGATGGCAGGCTGCGGACCACCAACTCCCATGGGTCACGGTGCAACTGCCGATCTACAACGAGCGATACGTCATCCAGCGATTGATCGAAGCCGTGGTGCTCTTGGACTATCCGAGGGACCTACTCGAGATTCAGGTTTTGGACGACTCTACCGATGAGACGACGGCCATCGCCGCCCCGCTCATCGAGCACTATCGGCGAGCCGGCTTCGATATCACACTCCTCCATCGTACCCAAAGGACCGGATACAAGGCCGGAGCGCTCAGGGAAGGACTCGGGGTCAGCCGGGGAGAGTTCATTGTCATTTTTGACGCCGACTTCATTCCCAACCCGGATTTTCTGATGAAAACCCTCCCCTTCTTTCAGGATCCCGCGATCGCCCTGGTCCAGGTCCGTTGGGGACATATCAACCGCGACTACTCTCTCCTCACCATGGCCCAGAGCTTCGGGATCGACGGCCACTTCTACGTGGAGCAGGCAGCCCGCTGTTGGTCGGGCCTCTTCATGAACTTCAATGGCACCGCCGGGATCTGGCGGCGAAAGGCCATCGACGACGCCGGGGGTTGGCAAGCGGACACCCTGACAGAGGACCTGGATCTGAGCTACCGGGCGCAGCTCAAGGGGTGGCGGATGAAATTCTTGCCGCAGGTCGTTTGTCCGGCCGAGGTCCCGGTGCAGATGACCGCCGTCAAAAGTCAACAGCACCGATGGGCCAAGGGCTCGATTCAGACCGCCATCAAAATCATTCCACAGATTCTGAAGGCTGATCTCCCCCTGTTTACCAAGTATCAAGCGATCTTCCACCTCACGAACTACATGGTCCATCCTCTCATGCTGGTCGTGGCCATGAGCTCGCCACTGCTGCTCTGGTTTGAGGGATTCTTCTCACTCCGGGAGCATCTCTTTGCGGCGGCAGCCTTCTTTTCGATCGCGACATTTGGGCCTTCCAGCATGTACCTGTATGCGCAAAAGCATTTGTATCCCGACTGGAAGCAACGGCTCCGGTACTTTCCGTCCCTGTTGATCTTCGGGACCGGAATCGCCCTGAACAATACCAAGGCTGTCCTGGAGGCCTTCTTCAACGTGGACGGAGCATTCGTGCGAACCCCGAAATTCCGCATCGAAAAAGGGTCCGACACCTGGGTGGGCAAGCGATATCGCCCCCCCATACCTTGGTTGAGCTTCCTCGAGGGCCTCCTCGCGCTATACTGCATCTACGGCGTATCTCTATTTATCCAGCGGGCCCGGCTCGTCGATCCCTTCCTTCTCCTCTACAGTATGGGATTCGCTACTGTGGCCTTGTATAGTCTCTGGGAGGCCCTCCGGAGTGCCACAAAACGCCCAGAAAGCATCAGCGAAGCCCCGGCAGAGCCTCAGCCCGTCACGGCGTCAGTCGTCTCAGCGAAAGGGAGACCGATGGCATGA
- a CDS encoding PQQ-binding-like beta-propeller repeat protein — protein sequence MNRPHWGVVGRTALGALSVCLLGMLLYLGEGFRPATVAGQASQALADSPWPKYRGDKEHTGRSAHSGPASNRVRWIFSTGKRDKEGGIETDPVIGPDGTVYFGANNGILYALDPENGDIRWAFPTRFDIFAIYSSPFVDRDGIVYFGAKDGTVYALRAPPKGIMGEVVWSFNIGTTIQTSPTFTPDGTLVIGADDWAYYGITPPQGTSGPRVKWRFQTQGTLITSPAVDADGTVYVASMDGNVYALEPPKDAGQPVKVRWTFSSGARDAEGGFENAPAIDDKGTLYIAGNNGILYALDSKTGEEKWTFDAVAQAGYRTFAIFSSAAIGSEQTIYFGGKNGVLYAIRESRGFFSSGAQILWRYNLGPGIQTSPLLAVDGTIYLGDEKGTFHAVRPPESGEWSTPLWKFATKGILISSAALAADGTLYTASMDGNAYAFHDTKKGKSSQGPLSGTWYGTYSDSGSMGRITLVLVQRGEEIQGVWRVEGGSRGSLEGKAEAGGGSFALRPLSEKCPGSGEGTIRIDGTKLRGEYRGQDCRGKIDDGKFEVQR from the coding sequence ATGAACCGACCGCACTGGGGAGTCGTAGGGAGAACAGCCCTCGGGGCACTCAGCGTCTGTCTACTCGGGATGCTCTTGTATCTCGGAGAGGGTTTCCGTCCCGCCACCGTTGCCGGGCAGGCAAGCCAAGCCCTGGCCGACTCTCCCTGGCCGAAGTACCGGGGTGATAAGGAGCACACCGGCCGAAGCGCTCATAGCGGACCCGCGTCGAACCGGGTGAGGTGGATTTTCTCGACCGGCAAGCGGGACAAGGAAGGGGGGATCGAGACGGATCCGGTGATCGGTCCGGACGGCACGGTCTACTTCGGGGCGAACAACGGGATCCTTTATGCGCTCGACCCTGAGAACGGGGATATCCGTTGGGCCTTCCCGACTCGTTTTGACATCTTTGCAATTTACTCTTCTCCTTTCGTCGACCGAGACGGGATCGTCTATTTTGGCGCCAAGGACGGAACCGTGTACGCTCTGAGGGCACCGCCCAAGGGGATCATGGGAGAGGTGGTGTGGTCCTTTAACATCGGAACCACAATTCAGACCTCGCCGACCTTCACCCCTGATGGGACCCTCGTCATCGGTGCCGACGACTGGGCTTATTACGGGATCACGCCACCCCAAGGCACCTCCGGTCCGCGGGTGAAGTGGCGGTTTCAGACGCAAGGGACCCTCATCACCTCTCCCGCGGTAGACGCCGATGGGACCGTTTATGTGGCTTCAATGGATGGGAATGTCTACGCCCTCGAGCCGCCCAAGGACGCGGGACAGCCGGTTAAGGTTCGGTGGACGTTCAGCTCGGGGGCGCGGGATGCCGAAGGGGGATTCGAGAACGCCCCAGCCATCGACGACAAGGGAACACTATATATCGCTGGAAACAACGGGATCCTGTATGCGCTTGATTCGAAGACGGGAGAGGAGAAATGGACCTTCGATGCGGTGGCGCAGGCTGGTTACCGGACGTTTGCGATCTTCTCTTCGGCCGCCATCGGGTCAGAGCAAACCATTTATTTTGGGGGAAAGAACGGCGTCCTGTATGCCATCCGCGAGAGCAGAGGCTTCTTCTCGAGTGGTGCACAAATTCTTTGGCGGTACAATTTGGGGCCGGGCATTCAGACCTCTCCCCTGCTTGCGGTCGACGGGACGATCTATCTCGGCGATGAGAAAGGGACCTTCCATGCGGTTCGGCCCCCCGAATCAGGCGAGTGGTCAACCCCTCTGTGGAAGTTCGCCACGAAGGGGATCTTGATCTCTTCCGCCGCCCTCGCAGCTGACGGGACCCTCTATACCGCCTCGATGGACGGAAACGCATACGCCTTTCACGACACAAAAAAGGGGAAATCTTCCCAAGGGCCCCTATCAGGCACGTGGTACGGTACCTACAGCGATTCCGGCAGCATGGGACGAATCACCCTCGTGCTCGTGCAGAGAGGCGAGGAAATTCAAGGGGTCTGGAGGGTAGAGGGGGGTTCCCGAGGCTCTCTGGAAGGAAAGGCGGAAGCGGGAGGGGGAAGCTTTGCCCTCCGTCCATTGTCGGAAAAATGTCCGGGAAGTGGCGAAGGCACCATCAGGATCGACGGCACAAAGCTCCGTGGCGAGTACCGTGGCCAGGATTGCCGGGGGAAGATCGACGATGGCAAATTCGAAGTACAGCGGTAA
- a CDS encoding NAD(P)/FAD-dependent oxidoreductase: MAAPQTTPLPLGGRVLARPSTSLAPRIMILGGGFAGVTTALALAKQTAGVLPVHITLVSEHNFFLFTPMLAEAATGAVETRHVLYPIRPLCGKWGVEFGEMSVEAVDLDRHRVIVRHRRSTVRQRVHYDKLVLALGATPNVDMAPGAVEHALPFKEAGDAMRIRNRVINLFETTALTDDPWVQRQRLTFVVVGAGHAGTELMAALEELTRGILLPHYPSIRPESVRLVLVGSTVLPQTATNLAAYAQEQLFARGIEHEKTRAAAVSQEGLHLKDGRIITSQCVIWTAGTRVSPVVAALPLPKARDDRLKVNEFFEVEGTRDVYALGDNAAQIDQHTGAPYVATAQVAVRQARALAEVMVAELTGGKKKPFGFRVLGEMVPLSRRTAVADLSGVKLVGFPAWFIWKTIYMLKLPTLAARVRVVLDWTVELFFERDVSELRVEQE; this comes from the coding sequence ATGGCTGCGCCACAGACCACTCCCCTTCCGCTCGGCGGACGCGTCCTGGCACGTCCCTCAACGTCGCTGGCCCCTCGCATCATGATCCTGGGGGGCGGCTTCGCAGGTGTCACTACCGCCCTAGCGCTAGCCAAGCAGACCGCCGGGGTCTTGCCTGTCCACATCACCCTCGTGAGCGAGCATAATTTCTTTTTATTCACTCCCATGCTGGCCGAGGCTGCCACCGGAGCCGTCGAGACCCGCCACGTCCTGTATCCCATCCGACCCCTCTGTGGGAAATGGGGTGTCGAGTTCGGAGAGATGTCGGTAGAGGCCGTCGATCTCGACCGGCATCGAGTCATCGTCCGTCATCGTCGGTCCACAGTCCGCCAGCGAGTACACTATGACAAGCTCGTGCTCGCCCTCGGCGCAACTCCCAATGTGGACATGGCGCCCGGGGCTGTAGAACACGCCCTGCCTTTCAAGGAGGCAGGGGATGCGATGCGCATTCGCAATCGGGTGATTAACCTCTTTGAAACGACCGCCTTGACCGATGATCCATGGGTCCAGCGGCAACGCCTCACGTTCGTCGTGGTGGGAGCCGGGCACGCGGGGACCGAACTGATGGCCGCCCTGGAGGAGCTGACACGAGGAATTCTCCTCCCCCACTACCCTTCCATTCGGCCCGAAAGCGTCCGCCTCGTCTTGGTCGGAAGCACTGTCCTTCCCCAGACAGCGACGAACCTTGCGGCGTATGCCCAGGAGCAATTGTTTGCCCGAGGGATCGAGCACGAGAAGACACGGGCTGCCGCCGTATCACAGGAAGGATTACACCTCAAGGATGGGCGCATCATCACGAGCCAGTGTGTCATTTGGACTGCCGGAACCCGGGTGAGCCCTGTGGTGGCCGCCCTTCCCCTGCCCAAGGCGCGGGATGACCGCTTGAAGGTAAACGAGTTCTTCGAGGTCGAGGGGACGCGTGACGTGTACGCTCTGGGGGATAATGCTGCCCAGATCGACCAGCATACCGGGGCTCCTTACGTGGCGACAGCGCAGGTTGCCGTTCGCCAGGCACGCGCGCTCGCCGAGGTGATGGTCGCAGAGCTTACTGGCGGGAAGAAGAAACCTTTCGGGTTCCGGGTACTTGGAGAGATGGTACCTCTCAGTCGGCGGACCGCCGTCGCCGATCTGAGTGGGGTCAAGCTCGTCGGCTTTCCGGCCTGGTTTATCTGGAAAACCATCTACATGCTAAAGCTCCCCACCCTTGCGGCCCGTGTGCGGGTAGTTCTGGACTGGACGGTCGAGCTCTTCTTCGAGCGGGACGTGTCAGAGCTGAGGGTAGAGCAAGAATAA
- a CDS encoding HD domain-containing protein, which translates to MNEGTIGKPVKTRLPVWRRLGVRLGASFLLVTAVGIFLSGLLQYRSQEQVLRRAIGIFLLNVARTGALLVDGDLHDQVVKEGSRDTAAYETIRSHLHDIQQTNELRNPVYTLYDVKGDRAHFAIISMGEEPFGKEYLLAPEIQPILDRVMKEGTAAFTGIYTNEHGTWFTAFAPIRNAAGKTVAALDVDFRAGAVYLERLKDIRRELYLHALAGATLALVAGVLLAGQITRPVGQLSRMARRVVEGDLTTPERITSQDEIGLLGNVLHLMVERVHVSHRNVVDVLVRVLQAQGRETGSLSQLAGAALALGDHLDLSPTQREALELGALLHDIGEIRVPDAVLEKAGPLTPEERGLVQQHPAWGAEILETVPVLTPALDVVGAHHERYDGSGYPQGLRGEDIPLTARIFAVVDALDAMTHDRPYRRARPVPEALEELRQVSGKQFDPRVVDAALKIPSERWEELLVRQVSTD; encoded by the coding sequence ATGAATGAAGGCACCATCGGGAAACCCGTGAAGACTCGGCTGCCGGTCTGGCGACGACTAGGGGTGCGCCTCGGGGCCAGCTTTCTTCTGGTCACTGCCGTCGGCATCTTCCTGAGCGGCCTGCTTCAGTACAGGTCGCAGGAGCAGGTGCTACGCAGGGCGATTGGGATCTTCCTGCTGAATGTTGCCCGAACAGGCGCCCTGCTGGTGGACGGAGACCTGCACGATCAAGTGGTGAAGGAAGGAAGCAGGGACACTGCGGCCTATGAAACGATCAGGTCCCACCTGCATGATATCCAGCAAACGAATGAGCTGAGGAATCCGGTCTACACTCTCTACGACGTTAAGGGGGACCGAGCCCACTTCGCCATCATCAGTATGGGAGAGGAGCCGTTCGGGAAAGAGTATTTGCTGGCCCCGGAGATCCAGCCAATCCTTGACCGGGTGATGAAGGAGGGAACCGCAGCGTTTACAGGCATCTACACGAACGAGCACGGGACCTGGTTCACTGCATTTGCCCCGATCCGGAATGCGGCGGGAAAAACCGTGGCCGCTCTCGATGTGGACTTTCGGGCCGGCGCAGTCTACCTCGAGCGGCTGAAGGACATTCGGCGCGAGCTCTACCTCCATGCTCTGGCCGGCGCCACGCTGGCCCTGGTGGCTGGGGTTCTCCTGGCCGGGCAAATCACCCGCCCCGTGGGACAGCTGTCGAGGATGGCCCGGCGGGTCGTTGAAGGAGACTTGACCACGCCCGAACGCATTACCTCTCAAGACGAGATCGGCCTACTCGGCAACGTGCTCCACCTCATGGTCGAGCGCGTCCACGTTTCCCACCGGAACGTGGTGGATGTCCTGGTCCGGGTGTTACAGGCACAAGGCAGAGAGACCGGGTCGCTTTCACAATTGGCCGGCGCGGCGCTGGCCTTGGGAGATCACCTCGACCTCTCCCCAACCCAGCGCGAGGCGTTAGAGCTCGGCGCGCTGCTTCACGATATCGGTGAGATCCGCGTCCCTGATGCAGTGCTGGAAAAGGCTGGTCCATTGACGCCCGAGGAGCGGGGACTCGTCCAGCAGCATCCTGCGTGGGGCGCGGAGATCCTCGAGACGGTGCCCGTGCTCACGCCGGCCCTCGACGTCGTGGGGGCGCACCACGAGCGGTACGACGGGAGCGGCTATCCACAAGGGCTGCGCGGAGAAGACATCCCCCTCACGGCCCGGATCTTCGCCGTCGTGGACGCACTGGACGCCATGACTCACGACCGACCATACCGGCGCGCCCGCCCGGTGCCCGAGGCCCTGGAGGAGCTGCGCCAGGTGTCGGGAAAGCAGTTTGATCCGCGGGTCGTTGATGCGGCCCTGAAAATCCCGTCAGAGCGTTGGGAGGAGCTGTTAGTTCGCCAAGTGAGCACTGACTGA